A DNA window from Streptomyces parvus contains the following coding sequences:
- the lxmD gene encoding flavoprotein: MEEQQRDFERILVVGTGALGVAFLPFWINWLGNSFPDLEKRVALTRSACRFVSPDAVAVLSGKEVFIDDWNAFSGVDVPHVDIAEWADLILVHPATLNFVGRYALGVADTPLMVALQTTRALVGVAPSLPPGALGSPVVQGHLAALRERPGVVLAPTIPARSARTGEVEDGGSAPLNELYDLCVAHRRNGGGADADAAEGSS; the protein is encoded by the coding sequence GTGGAGGAACAGCAACGGGACTTCGAGCGCATCCTCGTCGTGGGGACGGGAGCCCTCGGCGTCGCCTTCCTGCCGTTCTGGATCAACTGGCTCGGGAATTCCTTTCCCGACCTGGAGAAGCGGGTCGCGCTGACCCGTTCCGCATGCCGGTTCGTGTCACCGGACGCGGTGGCCGTGCTCTCCGGAAAAGAAGTCTTCATCGACGACTGGAATGCGTTCTCCGGTGTCGATGTACCCCATGTGGACATCGCGGAATGGGCGGATCTGATTCTCGTCCATCCCGCCACCTTGAATTTCGTCGGCCGATACGCCCTCGGGGTCGCCGACACCCCGCTGATGGTCGCCCTGCAGACCACCCGCGCCCTGGTCGGCGTCGCCCCCTCGCTGCCGCCCGGAGCGCTCGGGAGCCCGGTCGTCCAGGGGCACCTGGCGGCGCTGCGCGAGCGGCCCGGAGTGGTCCTCGCCCCGACGATCCCCGCGCGGAGCGCGCGTACGGGCGAGGTGGAGGACGGGGGCTCGGCACCGCTGAACGAGTTGTACGACCTGTGCGTCGCCCACCGCAGGAACGGCGGAGGCGCCGACGCGGACGCGGCCGAGGGCTCGTCGTGA
- the lxmA gene encoding lexapeptide family class V lantibiotic, whose protein sequence is MQNVTEKDLFDGYTAYTSAEELGLHDGQEAAPAFSPTIPWAIRATIITARSSQQCAAALGSLAAKTVENKC, encoded by the coding sequence ATGCAGAACGTCACCGAGAAGGACCTGTTCGACGGCTACACCGCCTACACCTCCGCCGAGGAGCTCGGCCTGCACGACGGCCAGGAGGCCGCGCCGGCGTTCAGCCCCACCATCCCGTGGGCCATCCGCGCCACGATCATCACCGCGCGTTCCTCGCAGCAGTGCGCCGCCGCTCTCGGCTCGCTCGCCGCGAAGACCGTCGAGAACAAGTGCTGA
- a CDS encoding ABC transporter ATP-binding protein, translated as MNTPDAEQSPAERPALRALLSYARPHRGILLTVLALTLAGSAAGLAQPLVIQSVLAKLMTGDGLREDILLLTGLLLASIGLTWLQSWLSERTAERVVLQVRRGLIARLIRLRTAELDRTEPGGLTTRVTSDSTLVQHAATGGLIQLVDGSIHLLATIVLMGIVSLPLLGITSAVLVVVGIAMGVVMPRIKRVTTEAQTSVGEIGAALDRSLGAARTVKANGGEAKETERATEAAERAYRAGLKGARYHALIAVLAGLIVQASFLAVIGFGGALVAMGTLELAALIGFLLYLFNLGGPVLSLVGGTTALQQGLGALARIEEVRSMAAEDDVDGTPRAPSGPPPRVTVDGLTFGYEGRTAVLDGTSFVAPAGKVTAIVGPSGSGKTTVFSLIQRFYDTEGGRILLDDTDIRSLGRAELRRRIAYVEQDSPMLAGTLRENLLYSAPDAGDEAVADVLRRTLLDGFVASLPDGLDTAVGARGLALSGGERQRLAIARALLRRPQVLLLDEVTAHLDGLSETALRRTVEEAARDCTVLLIAHRLSTVTTADRLVLFENGRVSDHGRHEELLERSTLYQDLTATQLTAGPAVATAGAH; from the coding sequence GTGAACACACCTGACGCAGAACAGTCTCCGGCGGAGCGGCCCGCACTGCGGGCGCTGCTCTCGTACGCGCGTCCGCACCGCGGCATCCTCCTCACGGTGCTGGCTCTGACGCTGGCGGGCAGCGCCGCCGGTCTGGCCCAGCCGCTGGTCATCCAGTCGGTGCTGGCCAAGCTCATGACGGGTGACGGGCTGCGGGAGGACATCCTGCTGCTGACCGGCCTGTTGCTCGCCTCCATCGGGCTCACCTGGCTGCAGTCCTGGCTCAGCGAGCGGACCGCCGAACGCGTCGTGCTCCAGGTCCGCCGCGGTCTGATCGCGCGGCTCATCCGGCTGCGTACGGCCGAGCTGGACCGCACCGAGCCGGGCGGGCTGACCACGCGCGTCACCTCCGACAGCACGCTGGTGCAGCACGCGGCGACGGGCGGTCTCATCCAGCTCGTCGACGGGTCGATCCATCTGCTGGCCACGATCGTGCTGATGGGCATCGTCAGCCTGCCGCTGCTCGGCATCACCTCCGCCGTGCTGGTGGTCGTCGGCATCGCGATGGGCGTCGTCATGCCCCGGATCAAGCGGGTCACCACGGAGGCGCAGACCTCCGTCGGCGAGATCGGCGCGGCGCTCGACCGCTCGCTCGGCGCGGCCCGCACCGTCAAGGCCAACGGCGGTGAGGCGAAGGAGACGGAGCGGGCCACCGAGGCCGCCGAACGCGCCTACCGGGCGGGGCTCAAGGGCGCCCGCTACCACGCGCTGATCGCGGTGCTGGCCGGGCTGATCGTCCAGGCCTCGTTCCTCGCCGTCATCGGCTTCGGCGGTGCGCTGGTGGCCATGGGCACCCTCGAACTGGCCGCGCTGATCGGCTTCCTGCTCTACCTGTTCAACCTGGGCGGTCCGGTCCTGTCCCTGGTCGGCGGCACCACCGCCCTGCAACAGGGGCTCGGCGCGCTGGCCCGGATCGAGGAGGTGCGGTCCATGGCGGCGGAGGACGACGTGGACGGTACGCCGCGGGCGCCCTCCGGCCCGCCGCCCCGCGTCACGGTCGACGGGCTGACCTTCGGCTACGAGGGGCGCACGGCCGTCCTGGACGGCACGAGCTTCGTCGCACCGGCGGGCAAGGTCACCGCGATCGTCGGCCCGTCAGGCTCCGGCAAGACCACGGTGTTCTCGCTGATCCAGCGGTTCTACGACACCGAGGGCGGCCGCATCCTGCTGGACGACACCGACATCCGCTCCCTGGGCCGGGCCGAACTGCGCCGCCGGATCGCCTATGTCGAGCAGGACTCCCCCATGCTGGCGGGCACGCTGAGGGAGAACCTTCTCTACTCCGCGCCGGACGCCGGCGACGAGGCCGTCGCCGACGTGCTGCGCCGCACCCTGCTCGACGGCTTCGTCGCCTCCCTCCCGGACGGCCTCGACACGGCTGTCGGCGCCCGGGGCCTGGCCCTCTCCGGCGGCGAACGTCAACGCCTCGCCATCGCACGGGCGTTGCTGCGCCGCCCGCAGGTCCTGCTCCTCGACGAGGTCACCGCGCATCTCGACGGGCTCAGCGAAACCGCCCTGCGCCGGACGGTGGAGGAGGCCGCGCGGGACTGCACGGTGCTCCTCATCGCGCACCGGCTCTCGACGGTCACCACGGCGGACCGGCTGGTGCTGTTCGAGAACGGCCGGGTCAGCGACCACGGGCGGCACGAGGAGCTGCTGGAGCGCAGCACCCTCTACCAGGACCTCACCGCGACGCAGTTGACCGCCGGCCCGGCGGTCGCGACCGCCGGGGCCCACTGA
- a CDS encoding helix-turn-helix transcriptional regulator produces the protein MEETAVTMMADEQMRAGGRAGTAVGARRAMDFATLTERELEVLVLLASGEQNRWLARRLGITERTVRAHTSSIVRKLNLKSRFEAAIVSYLHAEDIRGLRP, from the coding sequence ATGGAGGAGACTGCTGTGACGATGATGGCCGACGAACAGATGAGGGCCGGCGGACGGGCGGGGACCGCAGTCGGCGCCCGGCGGGCGATGGACTTCGCCACGCTCACCGAACGTGAGCTGGAAGTGCTCGTGCTGCTGGCGAGCGGGGAACAGAACCGCTGGCTGGCCCGGAGACTGGGCATCACGGAACGGACCGTCCGGGCGCACACGTCGAGCATCGTGCGCAAGCTGAACCTGAAGTCCCGGTTCGAGGCGGCGATCGTGTCGTATCTGCACGCCGAGGACATCAGGGGGCTGCGTCCGTGA
- the lxmK gene encoding class V lanthionine synthetase subunit LxmK: MTTTTSTTAAPTEAVTTASAADTPALIRFRPTGLDTAPEVNALLERLGLGPFAPEGLTAFGGRNDNWAGTTTRGRQVFVKTVARAPDGSRPEIDRALAFEASAARLPAGSPLRTPEHLGTDRDSAVSAFRLLPGSRSGSEVALDGDFDEALCREAGRAVATLHTLGTADGDAADPASAPAIDTAEAPLPPMRWLRAFPWSEVQDRSMAQIAAWKLVQDDAEVVAALHRLRERERTAPRAPAHCDLRFDQFLVHDGQLYLCDWEEFRLADPARDVGAFVGEWLFQATYSVFAPTGEPASAQDAVALGFDLSHEEIVERGAAGLRRHLPRIAAFWEGYTECRTPDPELAERAVGFAGWHLYDRLIATAQAHAVLNPVARAAAGIGRTLLLNPAGAVATLRLADPVVPRPAVPHPAAAPSGSPR, encoded by the coding sequence ATGACGACCACGACGAGTACGACGGCCGCCCCGACGGAGGCGGTGACCACGGCGAGCGCGGCGGACACGCCCGCGCTGATCAGGTTCCGGCCGACCGGACTCGACACCGCGCCGGAGGTGAACGCGCTGCTGGAGCGGCTGGGTCTCGGGCCCTTCGCGCCGGAGGGGCTGACCGCCTTCGGCGGCCGCAACGACAACTGGGCCGGTACGACCACCCGCGGCCGGCAGGTCTTCGTCAAGACCGTCGCCCGGGCCCCCGACGGCAGCCGGCCCGAGATCGACCGCGCCCTCGCCTTCGAGGCGTCGGCCGCCCGGCTGCCGGCCGGTTCGCCGCTCCGCACCCCCGAACACCTGGGGACCGACCGGGACTCGGCCGTCAGCGCCTTCCGCCTGCTGCCCGGGTCCCGTTCGGGCTCGGAGGTCGCGTTGGACGGCGACTTCGACGAGGCGCTGTGCCGGGAAGCCGGGCGGGCCGTTGCCACGCTGCACACGCTGGGGACGGCGGACGGCGACGCCGCGGACCCGGCTTCGGCCCCCGCCATCGACACCGCCGAAGCCCCGCTGCCGCCGATGCGCTGGCTCCGGGCGTTCCCGTGGAGCGAGGTCCAGGACCGCAGCATGGCGCAGATCGCGGCCTGGAAGCTCGTCCAGGACGACGCGGAGGTCGTCGCCGCGCTCCACCGGCTGCGGGAGCGGGAGCGTACGGCGCCACGCGCCCCCGCCCACTGCGATCTGCGCTTCGACCAGTTCCTCGTCCACGACGGGCAGCTCTACCTGTGCGACTGGGAGGAGTTCCGGCTCGCCGACCCGGCCCGCGACGTCGGCGCTTTCGTCGGTGAATGGCTCTTCCAGGCCACGTACTCCGTCTTCGCGCCGACGGGCGAGCCCGCCTCGGCCCAGGATGCCGTCGCGCTCGGTTTCGACCTGTCGCACGAGGAGATCGTGGAGCGGGGCGCGGCCGGACTGCGCCGCCACCTCCCCCGTATCGCGGCCTTCTGGGAGGGCTACACCGAGTGCCGCACCCCGGACCCCGAACTCGCCGAACGAGCCGTGGGGTTCGCGGGATGGCATCTGTACGACCGGCTCATCGCCACGGCGCAGGCGCACGCCGTCCTCAACCCGGTGGCGCGCGCCGCCGCCGGGATCGGGCGGACGCTGCTGCTGAACCCGGCGGGTGCGGTGGCCACCCTGCGCCTGGCCGACCCCGTTGTGCCGCGTCCCGCCGTGCCGCATCCTGCCGCCGCCCCTTCAGGGAGCCCCCGATGA
- a CDS encoding bifunctional 2-polyprenyl-6-hydroxyphenol methylase/3-demethylubiquinol 3-O-methyltransferase UbiG, whose translation MTTTETTQHPETLATTETVASAEPAGTGEQASAAGGFGAAITVAYSDALAGVYDDIYPSTPDLDDIATYLLTLAAPGASVLELGVGTGRVALPLAERGFDVTGVESSEGMLARLAEKDPEGRITPVRGDFAGLDLGRSFDVVLAPFNVLCCAMAVDEQIALMHAMARHVTAEGHVVIETFDPSDYHVQKKNEVNTYPIGARGALIESVGVLPASQNMMLQSTLFLDGDAPKSATTVMRYVWPGELDLLGAIAGLELVGRYAGWREQPFDGGDSRKMCVSVFRPLNQAG comes from the coding sequence ATGACCACGACCGAGACGACACAGCACCCCGAGACGCTGGCGACCACGGAGACAGTGGCGTCTGCCGAGCCCGCGGGGACCGGCGAACAGGCTTCTGCCGCAGGGGGGTTCGGCGCGGCGATCACCGTCGCCTACAGCGACGCGCTGGCCGGTGTCTACGACGACATCTACCCGAGCACCCCGGACCTCGACGACATCGCCACGTACCTGCTCACCCTCGCCGCACCCGGCGCGAGCGTCCTCGAACTCGGGGTCGGCACCGGCCGGGTGGCGCTTCCGCTCGCCGAACGCGGTTTCGACGTCACCGGTGTCGAGTCCTCCGAAGGGATGCTGGCCCGCCTCGCGGAGAAGGACCCCGAGGGCCGGATCACGCCGGTGCGCGGCGACTTCGCCGGGCTCGACCTCGGCCGCTCCTTCGACGTCGTCCTCGCCCCGTTCAACGTGCTGTGCTGCGCGATGGCGGTCGACGAGCAGATCGCGCTGATGCACGCCATGGCCCGGCACGTGACGGCGGAGGGGCACGTGGTCATCGAGACGTTCGACCCGAGCGACTACCACGTACAGAAGAAGAACGAGGTCAACACCTATCCGATCGGGGCGCGCGGGGCGCTCATCGAGTCGGTGGGTGTGCTGCCCGCCTCGCAGAACATGATGCTGCAGAGCACGCTGTTCCTGGACGGCGACGCCCCGAAGTCCGCGACGACCGTGATGCGGTACGTGTGGCCGGGCGAGCTGGACCTGCTCGGCGCGATCGCCGGGCTGGAGCTCGTCGGCCGGTACGCGGGCTGGCGCGAGCAGCCCTTCGACGGGGGCGACAGCCGCAAGATGTGCGTGTCCGTGTTCCGCCCGCTGAACCAGGCCGGTTGA
- a CDS encoding T3SS effector HopA1 family protein, which yields MTLTPAPVRPAGLAPRLAAALDLVDVRADGLEARFAGRTLTADSPRDLRGRLTNALYEEFHAGNGAHRRDADAAPRRTLRDSALERRLAAAVPHPTTPVTGRLLEVGEGGELVVRLPEITARLAADRLIGPAAPAPGDLVQVALEAARPALSPGFFYVMGSRPLPVPAGPVRRLFLHARDADAAVGLWAAALAALEGAGALYHAKVLSDEDDYPRRDSVVVYLHGDHAPAERAVADAVRDLPGLGGDTSLFTARLAPGVAAAWDPRDPRPGRDGMSFGQHRSFALATALVDHAQGAGPGDGLADHVVRAFRAAGIDPEHPENNLAGTPSTATAGV from the coding sequence ATGACCCTCACCCCTGCCCCGGTCCGGCCCGCCGGGCTCGCCCCGCGGCTCGCCGCCGCGCTCGACCTCGTGGACGTACGCGCCGACGGTCTCGAAGCGCGGTTCGCCGGGCGGACGTTGACCGCGGACAGCCCCCGCGATCTGCGCGGCCGCCTCACCAACGCGCTGTACGAGGAGTTCCACGCCGGGAACGGGGCGCACCGCCGGGACGCGGACGCCGCTCCCCGCCGCACGTTGCGCGACTCCGCGCTGGAACGCCGTCTCGCCGCGGCCGTGCCGCACCCCACGACCCCGGTCACCGGGCGGCTGCTGGAGGTCGGGGAGGGCGGTGAACTGGTCGTACGGCTGCCGGAGATCACCGCCCGGCTCGCCGCCGACCGGCTCATAGGCCCCGCCGCGCCCGCGCCGGGCGACCTGGTCCAGGTCGCCCTGGAGGCGGCGCGGCCCGCCCTCTCGCCCGGCTTCTTCTACGTGATGGGTTCGCGGCCCCTGCCGGTTCCGGCGGGCCCGGTCCGCCGCCTCTTCCTGCACGCCCGCGACGCGGACGCGGCCGTCGGACTGTGGGCCGCCGCGCTGGCCGCCCTGGAGGGCGCCGGGGCGCTGTACCACGCCAAGGTCCTGTCCGACGAGGACGACTACCCGCGCCGCGACAGCGTCGTCGTCTATCTGCACGGTGACCACGCGCCGGCCGAACGGGCGGTGGCCGACGCCGTCCGGGACCTGCCGGGGCTCGGCGGCGACACCTCGCTGTTCACCGCCCGGCTCGCCCCCGGCGTCGCCGCCGCCTGGGACCCGCGCGACCCGCGCCCCGGCCGCGACGGCATGAGCTTCGGGCAGCACCGCAGCTTCGCGCTGGCCACCGCGCTGGTCGACCACGCCCAGGGGGCCGGCCCCGGCGACGGCCTCGCCGATCACGTCGTACGGGCCTTCCGCGCGGCGGGGATCGACCCGGAGCACCCCGAGAACAACCTTGCCGGAACCCCCTCGACCGCGACCGCTGGAGTGTGA
- a CDS encoding insulinase family protein: MSVLPGGLRVCVDAVPQYGRGLAAVALTVAAGGDDDPAGRHGTAHLVEHLMFPRSGREGSADPTGEGYAALVAGAGGVCNAETHRDHTVFHTTVPADSLPDALAWEARRLLDFAPTDDVIRTETDVIGEEIRGAGDAGRYWESALGALYPGSRDSFGTRAELAGITAREVEAFFRSHYTAPRMVLSVVGDVDPARVMAVVREVFAGVGEVRAAGEARVAGEARVVGEVRAAGEAGVAGEARVAREDHAAKEIRAAGEAGVAEEIPAAREDHAAAKEVRAAREIRTAPLPAGRLGVAVGHPLPDPVADRPAYLAQAVLAQVLGRSRLPALARSARDGRHLTSATVTCGYHGQWLASAAPDLTLAVLGRAPGTEVGAAVDIWRSVLRAVADGPLPEAEHRRAVNSLLVAWHRQADSLPTRAVALGRDALLLPGSAGPDALPAELRRTTPAEVAAAARALLEGPVTVTELAPRAGTEPAPQKGTVG; encoded by the coding sequence GTGTCCGTGCTCCCCGGCGGGCTGCGGGTGTGCGTCGACGCGGTCCCGCAGTACGGGCGGGGCCTCGCCGCCGTCGCGCTCACCGTGGCGGCGGGTGGCGACGACGACCCGGCCGGGCGCCACGGTACGGCGCATCTCGTCGAACACCTGATGTTCCCGCGCTCCGGCAGGGAGGGCTCCGCCGACCCCACCGGGGAGGGGTACGCGGCGCTGGTCGCGGGCGCGGGCGGGGTCTGCAACGCCGAGACCCACCGCGACCACACGGTCTTCCACACCACTGTCCCCGCCGATTCGCTGCCCGACGCCCTGGCCTGGGAGGCCCGCCGCCTGCTCGACTTCGCGCCCACGGATGACGTGATCCGCACCGAGACCGACGTCATCGGCGAGGAGATCCGCGGAGCGGGGGACGCCGGCCGGTACTGGGAGTCGGCGCTGGGTGCGCTGTACCCGGGCAGCAGGGACAGCTTCGGTACGCGGGCGGAGCTGGCGGGCATCACGGCCCGCGAGGTGGAGGCGTTCTTCCGGTCGCACTACACGGCACCGCGGATGGTCCTCTCGGTCGTGGGGGACGTGGACCCGGCGCGGGTCATGGCGGTCGTGCGTGAGGTGTTCGCGGGGGTGGGGGAGGTCCGCGCCGCAGGGGAGGCCCGTGTTGCGGGGGAGGCCCGCGTTGTGGGGGAGGTCCGCGCCGCAGGTGAGGCCGGCGTTGCGGGGGAGGCGCGCGTCGCAAGGGAGGACCACGCCGCGAAGGAGATCCGCGCCGCAGGTGAGGCCGGCGTTGCGGAGGAGATCCCCGCCGCAAGGGAGGACCACGCCGCCGCGAAGGAGGTCCGCGCCGCGAGGGAGATCCGCACCGCGCCCCTGCCCGCGGGACGGCTCGGTGTCGCGGTCGGGCATCCGCTGCCCGACCCCGTCGCCGACCGCCCCGCGTACCTCGCCCAGGCCGTGCTCGCCCAGGTGCTCGGCCGGTCCCGGCTGCCCGCGCTGGCCCGGTCCGCGCGCGACGGGCGCCACCTCACCTCCGCCACCGTCACCTGCGGCTACCACGGCCAGTGGCTCGCCTCCGCCGCGCCCGACCTGACCCTCGCGGTGCTCGGCCGGGCCCCCGGCACCGAGGTCGGTGCGGCCGTCGACATCTGGCGGTCGGTCCTACGGGCCGTGGCCGACGGCCCGCTCCCCGAGGCCGAGCACCGGCGTGCGGTGAACTCCCTGCTCGTCGCCTGGCACCGGCAGGCCGACTCGCTCCCCACCCGGGCCGTCGCCCTCGGCCGCGACGCCCTGCTCCTGCCGGGCTCGGCGGGCCCCGACGCGCTCCCCGCCGAGCTGCGCCGCACCACACCCGCCGAGGTGGCGGCGGCGGCCCGCGCGCTGCTCGAAGGACCGGTCACCGTGACCGAACTCGCCCCGCGGGCAGGCACCGAACCCGCCCCGCAGAAAGGCACCGTCGGATGA